GCTGATCAGAACAAAGTCCACCTCCGGAGGGAAAGAGATGCGTGGGTTTACATTCATCGCGTTGATCACATCCTGTAGATGGACATAGGACAAATGGGTCATTGCTGGGACTCAGCGCCTTTTGTGTCCCCATTAAATATCATGATGTTATTGcaacattatttttaaagaacactttttgaactttaagcATATTTAAACAATTCTAAACATTTAAATGACCAAATATGACCATTTTTCCAAGTTCACCCTGTTAAGGAGAATGGGTTATTCCCAGTATTCTGTGCATTTTGGACATCGTATGTTTTAATCAATTCTTGTGCAATTATGACAGGGAGATgtaaaacatttgtaaaaaatatttttggtcaaTCTTTGGTATATAAATTATAAGGATTTATTTACTAAATGTCTCCACCCTGTTAGATTTTCTAACTTAACAGGGTGGACACTAACATGGACATGTTAGTCCAAGGATATTTTGACCTAAAATCAGCCATTATACTAAGTCTGAGCAAAAAAATGCTAACACAGAAGGTctgtcaaaattatacatttagaATAAGAATTTCTGTTAACTTTTTCATATTCCCCTTAACAGGGTGGACATGTTGAAGTTGACCACTTCAAATTAGAAggataaaataagtaaaactcTCTCTCACCTTCTCCAGCTGTTTTCCCTCTAATGAAATTATGTAATTTCCTTTTCCCAactttcatttaaagggccagtagTCGAATATAACAGGGTGGACAATATTTTGAAGAACAAGCTagaaacttttattatttttttaaaatgaagtTGATAGttggaatatatatataatataccaAAAAAAATGGAAGGCACAAGCTTGTGGACATGAAAATGGTGATATTTGGTGggttaaaatactgtaaaataataatttttataattattaaaaatgatgTTGTTGAAAACTTTAAGGCAATAATATGATCTTTACTAGGGACTTTACCAGGATTGACCCAATTACATTTATACTGTATGTTATTCAACAACAGTAAAGGAAAGTGTTATTACTCttaactaaaactactaaaaatataatgttacaataaattaaaaaaaatccatgaaaAAATAATTACCTGggaaaactaactgaaataaataatctgaagcactaaaattactgaaactaaaatttaaatagaaatatttaaaaatgacaaaagcacctaaaattaataaaactaaaataaaattaaaactgaaaatataaagaaaagaaaagaaaaaatctaatcaaaaaaGACAGAGCTGCCATGCTTAATCAAAAAAAGCATAAGTGTTTGGAACCTGGTCAAACGTACATTAACGCTGGTCTGCACATCATACAGGTCCAGATTTCTCACAATGTAATCCACCACTGCATCCTCCAGACTCTCAGGACCAATGTGAGTGGAGGAAAGTGTCTTCCTCACACGTGATTTAAACTGCCGATAGGCCAGCTTAGCAGCCTGAAAAGATTCCTGTTGGACAAAACTATTTATTGTAATACAGCATCTTCCTTGCTGCTATAATATAATCATTTTTTAATTCCAAAAAATGGAAAGAAATATAATTGAATAAAgtggttattttagttttctttgtgtattaaaaattattctcgtagctCCATAACTTTATGGTTAACCTACTAATGTcacttggactattttaacaacatctttatttttcttttcaaacctttctgagccttgaacatgtcagtagcgttgctttctatgcaggctcagaaagctctcggatttcattaaaaatatcttaaatagtgttataaagatgaatgaaggtcttacaagtttggaacaacatgatggtgagtaattaatgacaaaaattaaatgtttgggtaaactatccctttatctGTAAACAaggatttacagataatgtactcgcccctttagtattcaagatgttcatgtctttctttcttcagtcgtaaagaaatggtgttttttgaggaaaacatttcaggatttctctccatataatggacttctatggtgcccccgagtttgaacttccaaaccgcagcttcaaagggctctaaatgatcccagccgaggaagaagggtcttatctagcgaaatgatcggttatttaaaaaaaaaacgtttacaaTTTATGTtccttttaatctcaaatgctcgtcttactGAGCTagccaagacgagcatttgaggttaaaaagcaaataaatgaacatttttttaaagaaaataatccatcattttgctagataagattctttttttcctcagctgtgatcgtttagagccctttgaagctgcgttttggaagttcaaactcgggggcaccatagaagtccattatatagagagaaatcctgaaatgttttcctcaaaaaacataatttccttacgactaaagaaagacatgaacatcttggatgacaagggggtgaatacattatctgtgaatttttgttctgaaagtgaactactcctttaagtaactGCTATGTTGTACAATATGTTCTAATGGTTATCACAGAATGGTAATAGATACCAAAGTTATTCTTACCACAACAGCGATGAAAAGGATCCTCTGGACTGTTTCCAGTTCGTCAATGTATTTACGCAGGAGACTCTGGGACTCCAGTCTCTCAGTGGCGTACAGGTCTGAGAAACGGGAGACCAGGCGTGCGTGCCGAGAAGAGCTGGTGAGCTGGGCGCGAGTCGGAGACTCACCCCTCACAGGGCTAACGGAGCGACTCCGGCGAGGAAGAGGACTAGGTGAACGGCTCCTGAACAATCTGGAAGTGAGTTAAGAGAGTATGTTAGAGTAATGTTCATTTGCACTAAGCAATGAGATGTTTATATGTCAAACGTACCTCTCCTGCAGAACAGTTTTTTCAGCAGTGAGAAACGAGACCTCATCTCGTAGGATTCTGACCTGTCTCTCATAGTCATCAAGTACATCCAGCTTCCTCTTATACAGGTCAACCTGCTCTTGAGCAACTCGCAATCTGACACAAAGACACAATTCAATCATTTAAAGGGGACACATTATAAAGTTTCAGTGCTATAAACAGCTCCTCAGTGTATCTACCAactcagaaaatgtgaaaaagcagGATCTTATTGTAATATTACCACCTTAATCTGGATGTTTCCATCCATGGAACAGTAGTGTATAAGATCTAACACCATGGCACAAGTTCAAGTATAGCATGGAatctgttctgtctttggctgcacagacaagcacagaacactattcaGAGTCCCAGTtttagaggagacaagagagcagtggatttattgatttatttatggtatattacgctgctgtcacacagatctaatataaacatgcaatttcctTCCCAGCTGTtcccgactgtttttgtaacataaaaTTGTgcatatttgacagtttaagcgcaataagacatgaaagagaacttagatAAGTACTGCCGTGTGACAGCCGAAAACTCAGAAAACCatttatcagaagtttaaactactATGGGTTCAAATGCTAAAAGATTTAACaagatagacatgataatcaaaaccaaacagatgcttTTTAGCAGACTATTTGAGGTACAAGCTGTAATGGACACTTTTCACAAGACTTTGATGACGTGGTTCAATGGTCATCATCATCATAAATCCTTGAAAGtttttcaaattttaattttttaaaaaacatatgtacatttaaaacactataGTTTGTATTATATCACCTTTTTATCaagttacacaaaaaaaaaattagttaacGCATATGCAAGGGAGTTTCTAATGCCGCGTCTGTTCTCTCTTCCGGCTGCCTATATCATTCTTTCTcaattttttgttttgatttaaagtcgtgaaaacactatcgtgaagtttttcttttgctatttgtgcaaatgggaatgcaaaaaatatatttgtggtactCTCCCATTCACTGCTCTAGGATTTTACCCAATATGACGACTTCCGCTATGAGAAACCTGTAAATGTGAGAAAGGTCCATAGTACAACTCTATTCTGGAAAAAGGGGTgggaagcagcagctcatttacatttaaagagccatgcacgaaaacagtgtgTTCCTGCTTCCACTCAAATTAGGCATTTTCAGTGCATTTCAAATTATatgataaatgatctgtgggCAGAAATTTGAGACTTATattatcttgtaaaaaggggcactttaaaaaaaaaaaattaaattctcaaACATTTTACATTCTCATACACAAATGGTTTAATCcacaaagagaaaaaaagactttTAGACTGGAGTTCTGACTCACTCTGCCTTTAGATGTAGTATTTCATCTTCTGTGGCCAACAGGGTGGTTGCAGATTTATTCTTTGTGGAGTCCAGTTCAATCTGTGTGTCAGCAAGCCTGGAATCATATAAACAATACAACTAACTTGATTTATTTGTATGGATAAAACATACATAACACTGATTCTTGAGCAAGTCAAACTTTCTGTATTACAGTGTATTAGGATCAGGATGGATATAGCTCTGTTTATATGAACCCTAAACTTTGCAGTCCAATTCACACTTTAATTTACATGCGAATGTATGTATTCTGAACAAAacctaataataaaacaaatgtgtggcccttgaccacaaaaccagtcataagggttaatttttttggccaagatacaactattttagaatctggaatctaaggatgcaaaaaaatcaaagtattgagaaaatcgcctttaaagttgtccaaatgaagttcttagcaatgcatattactaatcaaaaatgacgttttttaatattattatcggtaggaaatttacaaaatatcttcatggaacatgatttttacttacaatgatttttggcattaaattttttttttttaaattgacccatacaatgtattgttggctattgctaatatacccgtgctacttatgacttatGAAATATGCAAAGATGCATGCAAATGCATGTAAACAGAAACAGAGACAAAAGAGCTCTAAACGTGCATCATGGCACTGCATGCATTTCAACTTTTTAACTAATCTGAAATGTAAATCAAATCAAGCTCAATCAGATTGTTTGAGGTGTTTACATAAAGGCTTTTCAGTCCAATTACTAATGGACTATTTGTGTTCATGCAAATAGCTAGTAATGTCATTCTCATTCATCTTTTTTTAACAAATCGCATCCTGATAGGATGTTGCTAATAAATGAACAGAAGTGCATGAAGAAAttcatacagtttttttttttttttgtgatctaTCCCTAAACTGACACTCCCAAAACCATTCAGACTTATAACTAGAATTAATACTGACTCCTGTTTAACTGTGTCCAACTCTATACGTGTAGAACACAGCCGGTCTTCGATTTTCTGCAGGTCGCTGTCATGAGCTGAGGATAGTTCACGAATCTTCCGATCTTTCTCCATAGATTCCTGATTGGCACACACAAAAATATACAAGTGCCAACACAGAGATACATACACACATCTGAATAGTTATTTCACTCATGAACACCGCCATTGTACACAAGCAAAGAGCAGCAGAGGATTTTGGACCTCTGACTAACCTGAATGAGGCTAAGGCTGGTATCTGAGGAGACAGATGAAGCTGCAATGGTGAAGCAAGAGCCAAGCCATGGTAAAAGGCGAGATTTCAGTGTGTCAACACCTGAATAATGTCCCCCTTAGGAAAAAAACAGGACAAAGAACCTGCTTGAACATTATTGTTAAACAGTCAGCCAGAGGGAATGACCATGTGACATTCTAGAGGTGAAAGAGACACTTAATACTGTATTTAAATACTGAAGATAAAGAGAAGGGCAGGTCCATTTGTTACCCTCGTGTGCTGTAAGGTTGAGTATGGTGAACAATTGACCCTGGATTTTAGAGGTGAGCTCCACCAGCTCACAGCACCTGTTCAGGTTCTGGTCACAAGAAAACACCTGTGAGGAGAAATGATCAAAAGATGAGATATAGTGAGTAAGTATGCAACTTTAGGTTTAAGAGCGACAAGTAAAGCAGCATTTGTGGAAACGCCCCCAAACTGAGACGTGTTGAATCGGAAAAAACACTTCCTGATTAGGTTGCATGAAAACAATGCCCTTTATTTTTTGGCAATGCAATAATGCTTTGCTGATAGTGACAACTCATTATAATATTCCGAATTCTTCAAATACAAATGTCTTAAGTAGCtccggtatatttgtagcaatagccaaaaatacattgtgagtcaaaattatcgattttttgccaaaaatcattaggatattaagtaaagattatgttgcaagatatgtgaccacaaaaccagtcataaggttaaattttacaaaattaagCTTtatactgatgtatggtttgttaggataggacaatatttggatgagatacatctatttgaaaatctggaatctgagggtgcaaataaatcaaaatactgagaaaatcacctttaaagttgtccaaattaagttcttaaccatgcatattactaatcaaaaattacattttgatttgtttacagaaggaattttacaaaaaatcttcatggaacatgatctttacttaatttcctaatgatttttggctggttttgtggcccagggtcacatattttgtaaaattcctaccataaatatatcaaaacttaatttttgattagtaatatcattgctaagaatttcatttggacaacttaaaaggcgattttctcaatatttagattttcttccACCCTCAGactctagattttcaaatagttgtatctcaaccaaatattgtcctatcctaacaaagccatatatcaatggaaagctgatttattcatgatgtataaatttcaatttcaaaaaaagtaacccttatgactggttttgtggtccagggtcacaaatattgtattcattattttgaaatatatttcaagGTCATGAATCAGAAAACCTCATAAATCAGAAGACATGAAATTTGCCCTGTGTGCCTTTGTGACTTTTTAActgtaatgtaatttttaattacagagacACCAACTATCCACTTTTTCCTTCCTGTAAGAGtaggcgtggccatttgtaaattttatgggtctgtcATCCGGTCTCATTCAAGTACAGcaatttttagctgtataaaaacaGCTCATTTTACGGCTTTATGTCGCAAATTGGTgtatcttaccatattattttaatgtattacttTAATTATCAGCaaaatggtttgtagtgcaaacagttttaccatttactagaTTCAGATTACACAGATTCAGAATCCAGATTACTTAAACTTAAAACATGTTtagcatacaaaaaaaaaaaaaaaaaaaaaaacataagtaaCGTTAATCTTTTCCAGAGGTGGACAAtagtaaagtaaattaaaaagtatctGTAGTTCCAAAGCATAATGTCATACTTTTCACTGCACaacttttcataaataaaagttgttgtttgttttacctttaatacttaaTTACCTTAACTTGAgtaaaaaataaacaagcaatagatttctaatgtaattagTATTAAATTagctatatttaatataaaacgtaGTGCAGTAAAAAACTACAATATTGTGCTTTGGAATGTTGTGAAgtagttttctaaagaaaaacactctgATAAAGTATAGACGCTTGAAAAGTACTTTTACAacagagtaaaaatacttcacgaaAAAATACTGTCCGCCTCTGATCTGTTTCCAAGACGTTTCTCAACgtatatgaataaatattaaataaaatttcaaTTACCCGTATATGTGTGGTTTAAATTCGCAATATCTAATAATTTAAGAAGATATAACGTTGCTGATAATTTCCCTACACAAAACGAGCATGAAGACCTCCATGACTCCATTCATAAACAC
The window above is part of the Garra rufa chromosome 13, GarRuf1.0, whole genome shotgun sequence genome. Proteins encoded here:
- the spata18 gene encoding mitochondria-eating protein, with the translated sequence MADTLRRLVNSSPYGVLQDKLEAWYKDYHVFSCDQNLNRCCELVELTSKIQGQLFTILNLTAHEGGHYSGVDTLKSRLLPWLGSCFTIAASSVSSDTSLSLIQESMEKDRKIRELSSAHDSDLQKIEDRLCSTRIELDTVKQELADTQIELDSTKNKSATTLLATEDEILHLKAELRVAQEQVDLYKRKLDVLDDYERQVRILRDEVSFLTAEKTVLQERLFRSRSPSPLPRRSRSVSPVRGESPTRAQLTSSSRHARLVSRFSDLYATERLESQSLLRKYIDELETVQRILFIAVVESFQAAKLAYRQFKSRVRKTLSSTHIGPESLEDAVVDYIVRNLDLYDVQTSVNDVINAMNVNPRISFPPEVDFVLISSFIREACRIAFAMQTLDPPLDLAFSSDGELYSDVKYRRSFDSEFTAPLVVYHVWPALLEGDAVILKGEAVTRRGALWRSRSRSSSPVRSGSPSRTFMASRSRSPSPGRLSSIRL